One Propionispora vibrioides genomic window carries:
- a CDS encoding substrate-binding domain-containing protein: MLKKVLLIVLSVLLAATVMTGCGNTPSENNKQVQTESTKSYPPIDLNPREALSVSPEGIKAVAPSALSLTNEEIEQLKKGKYKVAFSYHTLSDQCNQRKLAAAKEALASWGIDVVSVTAAEFKAEAQVSDIESALALKPDVLFVMPVDPHSVAGALEKVKGTKTKIVFMENVAAGYKAGVDYLGSASSDSYGNGKAAADIMAQQLGYKGKVAMMFYDMDYFVTNERDRGFRETIKNNYPNIEIVMEAGFTNVNNTGAVADAIFAKYPDINGIYATWDVPAEGAIASARSLGRNDVIITTCDLGDNAARLIAEDGMIRGTGAPRSAEQGKAEALIAAYGLLGKKLPSTFVTPPALPVVKANVLEAYKMSYGVEAPQALVDIVKQHKNN, translated from the coding sequence ATGTTGAAAAAAGTTCTTTTGATTGTTTTGTCCGTGCTTTTAGCAGCAACTGTAATGACCGGTTGCGGTAACACACCTTCTGAGAACAACAAACAGGTTCAGACTGAGTCAACAAAATCTTATCCTCCCATTGATTTAAATCCCCGGGAAGCATTAAGTGTAAGCCCTGAAGGTATTAAGGCTGTTGCTCCATCGGCGCTTTCCCTGACTAATGAAGAAATTGAGCAATTAAAGAAAGGTAAATATAAAGTTGCTTTTAGTTATCATACCTTAAGCGATCAATGTAATCAGCGTAAGTTGGCAGCGGCAAAAGAAGCTCTTGCCAGCTGGGGGATTGATGTAGTTTCAGTGACTGCTGCCGAGTTCAAAGCGGAAGCTCAGGTCTCGGATATTGAAAGCGCTCTGGCCCTTAAACCGGATGTATTATTTGTCATGCCTGTTGATCCCCATTCGGTTGCCGGTGCATTGGAAAAAGTAAAAGGAACGAAGACCAAAATTGTTTTTATGGAAAATGTAGCTGCCGGGTATAAAGCGGGTGTTGATTATTTAGGAAGTGCTAGTTCGGATAGCTATGGAAATGGAAAAGCGGCTGCCGATATTATGGCCCAGCAGTTAGGGTATAAGGGCAAGGTAGCGATGATGTTCTATGATATGGATTACTTTGTGACCAACGAACGTGATCGCGGTTTTCGTGAAACTATAAAAAACAATTATCCCAATATAGAAATCGTGATGGAAGCGGGCTTTACCAATGTGAACAATACTGGTGCCGTTGCCGATGCCATTTTTGCCAAATATCCTGATATCAATGGAATTTATGCAACCTGGGATGTTCCGGCAGAAGGAGCTATTGCTTCAGCACGATCACTGGGACGTAATGATGTGATCATTACTACTTGCGATTTAGGCGATAACGCTGCCCGCTTAATTGCGGAAGACGGTATGATCAGAGGAACCGGTGCGCCGCGTTCGGCTGAACAGGGAAAAGCGGAAGCGTTAATTGCAGCCTATGGGTTGTTGGGTAAGAAACTGCCTTCCACTTTTGTGACACCGCCGGCATTACCGGTAGTAAAAGCAAATGTATTGGAAGCATATAAGATGTCATATGGAGTAGAAGCCCCGCAAGCATTAGTGGATATTGTGAAGCAACATAAAAACAATTAA
- a CDS encoding sugar ABC transporter ATP-binding protein — MMSDYVLSLEGIQKSFGGVPVLKDVDFRLKRGSVHALVGGNGAGKSTLMKILTGIYSSDAGTIRINGKETKINKFNDAQKNGISIIFQELSLIPTLSVTENIFLNKELKKGIFLDKKEMHRKAQSLMKELGIDIDVEERIGNLNVGYCQLIEIAKALRKNASVLVMDEPTASLSDKETEILFKIINNLRERQVSIVYISHRMNEIFKIADEISVLCNGKIVASQPTAAYTLKSLIQYMMGNSAGKTMEWKERITPVGESSLLEVSHLKVEDILKDVSFTVRQREVVGVAGLMGSGRTELLECLFGIRKLSGGEVKLEGKTVRFRNIRQAIEYGVALVPEDRRRQGLVIQHLLKDNLIITNMKTVKRRGIISSEQVKKLSERWIRELGIKTDGINVKMLNLSGGNQQKLVIAKWLNTKPKLLLLDEPTAGVDIVAKGEIIDLVRQFVSQNRGVIFVSSELSEMMAICDRIIVLNNGTVTGVLEHCEIKSEEVLQHAIQNQ, encoded by the coding sequence ATGATGTCTGACTATGTATTGTCGCTTGAGGGAATCCAAAAATCATTTGGGGGAGTTCCTGTATTAAAAGATGTCGACTTCAGACTTAAAAGAGGAAGTGTCCATGCGCTGGTTGGCGGGAATGGTGCGGGCAAATCGACGCTGATGAAGATACTTACAGGCATATATTCCAGTGATGCCGGAACAATCAGAATAAATGGCAAAGAAACAAAAATCAATAAATTTAACGATGCGCAAAAGAATGGTATTAGTATAATTTTTCAAGAGCTAAGTTTGATTCCAACACTAAGTGTTACAGAAAACATCTTTTTAAATAAAGAACTGAAAAAAGGTATTTTTTTGGATAAGAAAGAGATGCATAGGAAAGCGCAGTCGCTGATGAAAGAGCTTGGGATAGATATTGATGTCGAGGAACGAATCGGAAATCTGAATGTTGGATATTGTCAACTAATTGAAATCGCTAAAGCATTAAGAAAAAACGCTTCCGTGCTGGTTATGGACGAGCCGACAGCTTCGTTGAGTGATAAAGAGACGGAAATTTTGTTTAAGATAATTAATAATCTAAGAGAAAGACAAGTTTCCATTGTATATATTTCTCATCGGATGAATGAGATTTTTAAAATAGCGGATGAAATATCGGTATTATGTAATGGGAAAATTGTAGCTAGCCAGCCAACTGCCGCGTACACACTTAAATCACTGATTCAATATATGATGGGAAACAGTGCGGGGAAAACAATGGAATGGAAAGAGCGTATAACACCGGTTGGGGAGAGCTCTTTGCTAGAAGTAAGTCATTTGAAAGTAGAAGATATACTAAAGGATGTCTCTTTTACTGTCAGACAGAGGGAAGTAGTAGGGGTGGCCGGATTGATGGGAAGCGGCAGAACAGAGCTGCTGGAGTGTCTTTTTGGCATAAGAAAATTAAGTGGCGGAGAAGTCAAACTGGAAGGCAAAACAGTCCGTTTCAGGAATATCCGTCAGGCAATTGAGTATGGTGTGGCGTTAGTTCCCGAAGACAGACGGCGGCAAGGGTTAGTAATTCAGCACTTGTTAAAGGATAATCTGATTATAACGAACATGAAAACCGTTAAGCGAAGGGGGATCATTAGCAGTGAGCAGGTGAAAAAGCTTAGTGAGCGATGGATTCGGGAACTGGGAATAAAAACAGACGGTATTAATGTCAAAATGTTAAACCTCTCTGGCGGCAATCAGCAAAAATTGGTCATAGCAAAATGGCTGAACACCAAACCGAAATTACTGTTACTGGATGAGCCGACGGCTGGTGTAGATATAGTTGCTAAAGGAGAAATTATTGACTTGGTAAGGCAATTTGTTAGTCAAAACCGGGGCGTAATATTTGTTTCTTCCGAACTCTCTGAAATGATGGCTATTTGTGATCGGATTATTGTACTTAACAACGGTACGGTGACAGGCGTGTTGGAACATTGCGAAATTAAGTCCGAGGAGGTGCTGCAGCATGCAATCCAAAACCAGTGA
- a CDS encoding ABC transporter permease, producing the protein MQSKTSETGAEKIIYQGLKNLDKYMVYVIFVIVLIFFAVWLGSNFFSVPNIMNITRQTAMISVMAVAMTFVIAAGQIDLSVGAIVALSSLLAALILQATNNVILAVTSSLILGAFIGAVNGFLTTIVRIPSFLTTLGMLCSVQGVAMWLTDTKAVPIMNKTFNFIFGMGMIFGVPILLFWAMIALLIGHFALKYLPYGKKVLAIGGNSISAAYSGINIHKITILVMTFSGMAAAFAGLLYSGRTQTARYTYGIGDELSVIAAVVLGGTSMSGGTGNIIGAVIGSLLLGIINNGLIIGGLNVSQQMMVRGAIIIIAVALNNVEYLKQNIEYIKRNIKELKKNQISRFQ; encoded by the coding sequence ATGCAATCCAAAACCAGTGAAACAGGCGCTGAAAAGATAATTTATCAAGGTTTGAAAAATTTGGATAAGTATATGGTGTATGTTATTTTCGTTATTGTCCTCATCTTTTTTGCCGTTTGGCTGGGTAGCAACTTTTTCTCGGTTCCGAATATCATGAACATCACGCGGCAAACAGCTATGATTTCAGTTATGGCTGTAGCCATGACTTTTGTAATCGCTGCGGGTCAAATTGATTTATCGGTAGGAGCTATAGTAGCTCTATCTTCGCTGCTTGCTGCTTTGATTTTGCAGGCAACGAACAATGTCATTTTGGCAGTAACAAGCAGTTTAATCCTTGGGGCATTCATTGGAGCGGTTAATGGCTTTTTAACCACTATAGTAAGAATTCCGTCTTTTTTAACTACACTAGGAATGTTGTGTTCTGTACAAGGTGTTGCAATGTGGCTAACAGATACTAAAGCTGTTCCAATTATGAATAAAACTTTTAATTTCATTTTTGGTATGGGAATGATTTTTGGTGTTCCGATTTTGTTGTTTTGGGCAATGATTGCTTTGCTGATCGGACATTTCGCACTAAAATATTTGCCCTATGGGAAGAAGGTTCTGGCTATTGGGGGAAATTCCATTTCAGCAGCCTATTCGGGAATTAACATCCATAAGATTACCATTCTTGTTATGACTTTCAGTGGAATGGCAGCAGCCTTTGCCGGCCTTCTTTATTCCGGCAGGACTCAAACCGCCCGTTATACATACGGAATAGGTGATGAACTGTCGGTGATTGCAGCAGTGGTTTTAGGTGGAACTTCCATGTCCGGAGGAACCGGGAATATTATTGGAGCCGTTATTGGGTCGTTGCTGCTGGGAATTATAAATAATGGACTTATAATCGGGGGCCTAAATGTCAGCCAGCAGATGATGGTGCGCGGTGCGATTATAATAATCGCAGTTGCTTTGAACAATGTTGAGTATCTGAAACAAAATATTGAATACATCAAAAGGAATATTAAAGAACTAAAAAAAAATCAGATTAGTCGTTTTCAGTAA
- a CDS encoding sugar phosphate isomerase/epimerase family protein, giving the protein MKYSFNTWAYSSFPCWVPAYPLKDTIERLARIGYDAIELGCASPHAWPYFLDAAKRKEINKWLKDSNIVFSSLLPAPGGGPGANIASAMKEEREWSVQYVKDVIDMADDFNCHTVLIVCGWYIYGTKQEEAWKYSRESIRNIAEYARRKGTRLCLEPTPTDSNLVETADDALIMKDQVGMDNVFVMFDTAHALYRNEPPTDYIYRMGNDLKHVHLTDYDRKAPGTGGCDFVAIMQALKDVDYAGYVTMETGFPTRGIHPDSCARISLENLKAIEGTLK; this is encoded by the coding sequence ATGAAATATTCATTTAACACATGGGCGTATAGCAGTTTTCCCTGCTGGGTTCCCGCTTATCCGCTGAAAGACACAATTGAACGATTAGCCCGGATTGGCTATGACGCTATTGAACTAGGCTGCGCATCGCCGCATGCCTGGCCTTATTTTCTGGATGCTGCTAAACGTAAAGAAATTAATAAATGGTTAAAAGACAGTAATATTGTGTTTTCTTCCTTGCTCCCCGCTCCGGGCGGCGGACCGGGCGCCAATATTGCTTCTGCCATGAAAGAAGAGCGGGAATGGTCCGTGCAGTATGTAAAGGACGTAATTGATATGGCGGATGATTTTAACTGTCATACTGTGCTCATTGTATGTGGTTGGTATATTTATGGGACCAAACAGGAAGAGGCGTGGAAATATTCGCGGGAAAGTATTCGTAATATTGCGGAATACGCGCGGCGAAAAGGTACCCGGCTGTGCCTTGAACCAACGCCAACGGACAGCAATCTGGTTGAAACAGCGGATGATGCACTGATTATGAAAGACCAGGTTGGTATGGACAATGTTTTCGTTATGTTTGATACGGCGCATGCTTTATACCGCAATGAACCGCCGACAGACTACATTTACCGCATGGGAAATGATCTGAAACATGTTCATCTGACCGATTATGACAGAAAAGCTCCTGGCACCGGCGGATGTGATTTTGTGGCAATTATGCAGGCATTAAAGGATGTCGATTATGCTGGGTACGTAACCATGGAAACAGGTTTTCCTACGAGGGGGATTCACCCGGATTCCTGTGCCAGAATTTCATTAGAAAATCTAAAGGCCATTGAAGGTACGCTTAAATAA
- a CDS encoding Gfo/Idh/MocA family protein: MIKVGIIGCGKIAQVRHLPEYMDNKNVNIAGLYDLCYSRATEMAEKYGGKVYESYQQLLADPTIEAVSVCAANAVHCEITVAALENGKHVLCEKPMATTLDECKRMVAAAEKTGKFLMIGHNQRLTKTHAMARRLIQEGMIGHIITFRTVFGHGGPETWAIDSKNVWFFDKKTAVFGAMADLGIHKTDLIQFLTGEKISEVTAYLGTLDKKTADGQFIGVDDNAICIYQMSGGAIGTMTASWNYYGAEDNSTILYGTKGIMRLYDDPHYSIIIELKTGEKIHYEVDQIQTNDKQTKSGIIDLWVDCLVNNTAPEISGAEALSAMKAVFAAIESSNTGKRVKID; the protein is encoded by the coding sequence ATGATTAAAGTAGGTATTATTGGCTGTGGTAAAATTGCGCAGGTGCGTCATTTGCCCGAATATATGGATAATAAAAACGTAAATATTGCCGGATTGTATGATTTGTGCTATTCACGGGCCACGGAAATGGCCGAAAAATATGGGGGGAAAGTTTATGAATCATATCAGCAATTATTAGCTGATCCGACGATTGAGGCTGTCAGTGTTTGTGCCGCTAATGCCGTTCATTGCGAAATTACAGTAGCCGCATTGGAAAACGGCAAACATGTTCTTTGTGAGAAGCCAATGGCGACTACACTGGATGAATGTAAAAGAATGGTTGCTGCCGCGGAAAAGACGGGAAAGTTTTTGATGATTGGCCATAATCAACGTCTTACCAAGACACATGCTATGGCCCGACGTTTAATTCAGGAGGGTATGATTGGCCATATTATTACGTTTAGGACCGTTTTTGGACATGGCGGACCGGAAACCTGGGCAATCGACAGCAAAAATGTCTGGTTTTTTGATAAAAAAACAGCAGTGTTTGGTGCTATGGCAGATCTTGGAATTCATAAGACAGATTTAATTCAATTTTTAACTGGGGAGAAAATCTCGGAAGTGACTGCCTATTTGGGTACATTGGACAAAAAAACAGCGGATGGACAGTTTATTGGCGTAGATGATAATGCGATTTGCATTTATCAAATGTCTGGCGGAGCCATAGGAACCATGACGGCAAGCTGGAACTACTACGGGGCGGAGGATAATTCGACGATTCTTTATGGTACCAAGGGAATTATGCGTCTTTATGATGACCCGCACTATTCTATAATTATCGAACTCAAAACCGGTGAGAAGATTCATTATGAGGTAGATCAGATACAAACGAATGATAAACAGACAAAATCCGGTATTATTGATTTATGGGTGGATTGCCTGGTAAATAATACGGCGCCGGAAATATCCGGAGCTGAAGCGCTGAGCGCCATGAAAGCAGTATTTGCTGCAATAGAATCATCAAACACCGGGAAAAGAGTGAAAATTGATTAA
- a CDS encoding sugar phosphate isomerase/epimerase family protein, with translation MTRPVTLASGQFGDLSLEKLCALAQKSGYEGLELATHAHFDVNRALNDETYIAYVQDTLKKYNLKCWAISAHLAGQCVGDNWDRRLDNFAPKHISGQPEKIRIWAIEEMKRTALAARKMDVLVINGFLGSPIWAWWYSYPQTTPEMVEAGFHKIYDLWTPIFDVFDEQEIRFALEVHPTEIAFDYYSTERLLEKFHYRPTLGLNYDPSHLVWQGVNELTFLRDFANRIYHVHMKDVKLQRNEKAGILGSHLEFGDTRRAWNFVSVGHGNVDFDGIIRELNQIGYEGPLSVEWEDSGMKREFGAAEACAYVRKINFSPSHIAFDAALKADN, from the coding sequence ATGACACGGCCAGTAACTTTGGCATCGGGGCAATTTGGTGACCTTTCCCTGGAAAAGCTATGCGCTTTAGCACAAAAATCAGGTTATGAGGGACTGGAACTGGCGACCCATGCTCATTTTGATGTAAACCGGGCTTTGAATGACGAAACATATATAGCCTACGTACAAGATACATTGAAAAAATATAACCTAAAATGCTGGGCGATTTCTGCTCATCTTGCAGGGCAGTGTGTAGGCGATAACTGGGATCGGCGTCTGGATAATTTTGCTCCAAAACATATTTCCGGGCAGCCGGAAAAGATTCGTATATGGGCTATCGAAGAAATGAAGCGTACCGCTCTGGCTGCAAGAAAAATGGATGTTTTGGTAATTAACGGTTTTTTAGGTTCCCCAATTTGGGCATGGTGGTATTCTTACCCACAGACTACGCCGGAAATGGTAGAAGCTGGGTTTCATAAAATTTATGATCTATGGACACCAATTTTTGATGTCTTTGATGAACAGGAGATTCGTTTTGCCTTAGAGGTCCATCCTACCGAAATTGCGTTTGATTACTATTCAACGGAACGTTTGTTGGAAAAGTTTCACTATCGTCCTACACTAGGTTTGAATTATGATCCCAGTCATCTGGTTTGGCAAGGCGTAAATGAACTGACATTTCTGCGGGATTTTGCCAACCGCATCTATCATGTGCATATGAAGGATGTCAAGCTGCAGCGTAATGAAAAGGCCGGGATACTGGGATCGCATCTGGAGTTTGGTGATACTCGCCGGGCCTGGAATTTTGTTTCAGTCGGGCATGGGAATGTTGATTTTGATGGTATTATCAGGGAACTCAACCAAATAGGTTATGAAGGACCGTTATCCGTAGAGTGGGAAGATTCGGGCATGAAGCGTGAATTTGGTGCGGCAGAGGCATGCGCTTATGTAAGGAAAATTAATTTTTCTCCGTCGCATATTGCGTTTGATGCAGCACTTAAAGCGGATAATTGA
- a CDS encoding TIGR02677 family protein yields MDELDLRAIIETSYLHTDNTWRYRAILRYCFVQHERLHHYIYPEEIYGALKESPFFTTYSEEQLQQDLKQLVDWKNLIPRQETGRVHTIEDFKRKKFRYQCTPYTIEIERMVQRLQQLGSGFAGGSLEVTLFERLQAALLRFLEQGPTLEAGELNRTWEDLYGYFRDMVQNASDYLAHLKSDKVEEQMMTEAFVAYKNAFTQYLQNFILSMQRASFKIEALLKRTNPDKLMALAGKLADYQLTIPRMDVQPSREEWMDSYQDRYRSLAEWFLGRNGLPSELVTLQNETTDTIRRIARFAQRLGERHQAFRSRRHDYLHLAGWFAGLTDIGEAHKLSALLFGVAHSRHLYAEPRLSEDMEQGVMEELPTEVLTPPRVVGYREKSRPGALQDRTAEKQAALRAYIAEQRRQEQLIDQLIDDHKIVLADLPPIEPFVRKTLLNWIARCMQSQERYIQTETGRKIRLLADAADRRIQLKSTDGILEMPNFTLQFEERRKGGAL; encoded by the coding sequence ATGGACGAATTGGATTTGCGAGCTATTATAGAGACAAGCTATCTGCATACCGATAACACCTGGCGCTACCGGGCTATTTTGCGGTACTGCTTTGTGCAGCATGAAAGGCTGCACCATTATATATACCCGGAGGAGATCTACGGAGCTCTTAAAGAAAGTCCGTTTTTTACCACTTATAGTGAAGAACAACTGCAGCAGGATTTAAAACAATTGGTGGATTGGAAAAATCTCATTCCACGGCAGGAAACAGGACGGGTACATACTATAGAAGATTTTAAGCGGAAAAAGTTCCGTTATCAGTGTACGCCTTATACGATAGAAATCGAACGGATGGTACAGCGGCTGCAGCAACTAGGCAGTGGTTTTGCCGGTGGTTCGCTGGAAGTGACGCTGTTTGAACGTCTGCAGGCAGCATTGCTGCGCTTTCTGGAGCAGGGACCAACGCTGGAGGCCGGGGAGTTGAACCGTACCTGGGAAGATTTGTACGGTTATTTCCGGGACATGGTGCAGAATGCTTCCGATTATCTGGCTCATTTGAAAAGCGACAAGGTGGAGGAGCAGATGATGACGGAGGCCTTTGTCGCTTATAAAAATGCTTTTACGCAATATCTGCAGAATTTTATTTTAAGTATGCAGCGGGCTTCGTTTAAAATAGAGGCGCTGTTGAAGCGGACAAACCCGGACAAACTGATGGCCCTGGCCGGTAAGCTGGCTGACTATCAGCTAACGATTCCCCGGATGGATGTTCAGCCCAGCCGGGAAGAATGGATGGACAGTTATCAGGATCGATACCGCAGCCTGGCCGAATGGTTCCTTGGCCGCAACGGATTGCCCAGTGAACTGGTGACACTGCAAAACGAGACGACCGACACCATTCGCCGCATTGCCCGGTTTGCTCAGCGGCTGGGTGAACGGCATCAGGCCTTTCGCAGCCGCCGTCATGATTATCTGCACTTGGCAGGCTGGTTTGCCGGTCTGACGGATATCGGGGAAGCGCATAAACTGTCGGCACTGCTCTTTGGCGTGGCGCACAGCCGCCATCTGTATGCGGAGCCGCGTTTGAGCGAAGATATGGAGCAAGGCGTTATGGAGGAACTGCCGACCGAGGTTTTGACACCGCCGCGTGTCGTAGGGTACCGGGAAAAAAGCCGGCCTGGGGCGCTTCAGGACCGGACGGCCGAGAAACAGGCCGCACTCCGGGCCTATATTGCCGAGCAACGGCGGCAGGAACAACTGATTGATCAGCTCATTGATGATCATAAAATTGTGCTGGCCGATTTACCGCCGATTGAACCTTTTGTTCGTAAGACTTTGCTAAATTGGATTGCCCGCTGTATGCAGAGTCAGGAGCGGTATATCCAAACGGAAACAGGACGGAAGATTCGCCTGCTGGCCGACGCTGCCGACCGGCGGATTCAGCTGAAAAGTACGGACGGAATACTGGAAATGCCCAATTTTACCTTGCAATTTGAGGAGCGAAGAAAAGGCGGTGCGCTATGA
- a CDS encoding TIGR02678 family protein: MTDQEDVREALALLLENYWVLRQEQPDQYNLIRRCEPKLRNYFFEKCGWRLLQNPQFYKLEKIPAQPQSWMGINAFQQPRDYALFCCFMAFLEEKDVEEQFLLSDLCESLLALYPHEAELVSRLNWENYEHRRALVRVLAFAEAASLIYLVDGDGEQFAMRQEGEALYEVTLLARYFLRSYPKDLQQYDSRQALQAAEFFDEEAATGMGRRVRIYRQLLLAAACNAADARPEDFIYLRKRDEGTGFTSLSLYSIYYTLSYSRHPS; encoded by the coding sequence ATGACGGATCAGGAAGATGTCAGGGAAGCGCTGGCGCTGCTGCTGGAAAACTACTGGGTGCTTCGCCAGGAACAGCCGGACCAGTACAATCTGATCCGTCGCTGTGAACCGAAGCTGAGAAATTATTTCTTTGAAAAATGCGGTTGGCGGTTGCTCCAAAACCCCCAGTTTTATAAATTGGAAAAAATTCCGGCTCAGCCGCAAAGCTGGATGGGAATTAATGCGTTTCAACAGCCCCGTGACTATGCGCTGTTTTGCTGTTTCATGGCCTTTCTGGAGGAAAAGGATGTGGAAGAGCAATTTTTGCTCAGCGATTTATGCGAAAGCCTGTTAGCCTTGTATCCGCATGAAGCAGAGCTTGTCAGCCGGTTAAACTGGGAAAACTATGAACACCGGCGGGCGCTGGTACGGGTGCTGGCCTTTGCCGAAGCGGCCAGCCTTATTTATCTGGTGGACGGAGACGGCGAACAGTTTGCCATGCGTCAGGAGGGAGAGGCGCTGTACGAGGTGACCCTGCTGGCACGGTATTTCCTGCGGTCCTATCCGAAAGATTTGCAGCAGTATGACAGCCGGCAGGCTTTGCAGGCAGCCGAGTTTTTTGATGAGGAGGCGGCTACCGGCATGGGGCGGCGGGTGCGCATTTACCGTCAGTTACTGCTGGCTGCCGCCTGTAATGCCGCCGATGCCAGGCCGGAAGACTTCATTTACTTAAGAAAGAGGGACGAAGGGACAGGTTTCACGTCCCTCTCATTATACTCTATCTATTACACTCTTAGCTATTCCCGTCATCCTAGCTAA